The proteins below come from a single Malus sylvestris chromosome 3, drMalSylv7.2, whole genome shotgun sequence genomic window:
- the LOC126614181 gene encoding uncharacterized protein LOC126614181, with the protein MESFNPTAGFRYNLNSNTIADENSVSDQFSGILEIYAHHARNIHNICIYENQDVYAKFSLTYNPDETLTTRVINGGGKNPEFNESLRIKIGQLDAVLKCEIWMLSRARNYMEDQLLGFTLVPISQVTGKGKVTQDYSLSSTDLFHSPAGTVKLTLSLHTSLPVKPSTSSLSESSANSSITSEVVLLDRKISQVALDPVEYSRMEFPDIDVASKNQQMVTEYFSLARRDCAWRPGPEGLGSFLHLGASPQPAADPDYEMTVSSCEGIQGDPVSPNGSIQNSGFLSCTTTSLSDDRNSADSIDKKNLVAGESSNSLNASVTAGAANQGSTACPDTPTSRKGREGRDEKESNLSGKEEESNKEQKVGSGQFGQVFSAPLGNINMEAEQSAMQQQIVDMYMRSMQQFTESLAKMKLPMDLDKAECEDRSEVIPNHSNKSLEVDKKKDGSRVFYGSRAFF; encoded by the coding sequence ATGGAATCATTCAATCCAACAGCCGGATTCCGGTACAACCTGAATTCAAACACAATAGCCGATGAAAATAGCGTTTCCGATCAGTTTTCAGGGATTCTTGAAATCTATGCTCATCATGCTAGGAACATTCACAACATATGCATCTATGAAAACCAAGATGTGTACGCCAAATTCTCTCTTACGTACAATCCAGACGAGACGCTCACCACTAGGGTCATCAATGGAGGTGGCAAGAACCCCGAATTCAACGAAAGCTTGAGGATCAAAATTGGTCAACTGGATGCAGTCCTCAAATGCGAGATTTGGATGCTGAGCAGGGCAAGAAACTACATGGAAGACCAGCTGTTGGGATTCACTTTGGTCCCAATTTCTCAAGTGACTGGGAAGGGAAAGGTCACTCAGGATTATAGTCTCTCTTCCACTGATCTCTTCCATTCCCCTGCTGGAACTGTCAAACTAACTCTTTCTCTCCATACTTCTTTGCCTGTTAAACCCTCCACTAGTTCGTTGTCGGAATCATCCGCCAACTCTTCCATAACCTCCGAAGTTGTATTGCTTGATCGAAAAATATCTCAAGTTGCGTTAGACCCGGTTGAGTATTCGAGGATGGAATTCCCAGACATTGATGTGGCGAGTAAGAATCAACAAATGGTGACCGAGTATTTTAGTTTGGCAAGGCGTGACTGTGCTTGGAGACCTGGTCCCGAAGGTCTTGGATCGTTTCTTCATCTCGGTGCATCTCCTCAGCCTGCTGCTGATCCTGACTATGAAATGACTGTAAGTTCATGTGAGGGGATTCAGGGTGACCCTGTTTCTCCCAATGGGAGCATCCAGAACTCCGGCTTCTTAAGTTGTACCACCACTAGCTTGAGCGATGATCGAAACTCCGCTGATTCAATCGACAAGAAGAATCTTGTGGCTGGTGAATCGTCGAATTCTCTCAATGCTTCTGTCACCGCCGGAGCAGCTAATCAAGGTTCCACTGCTTGTCCAGACACCCCAACCTCAAGAAAGGGCAGAGAAGGCAGAGACGAAAAGGAGTCTAACTTGTCAGGCAAGGAAGAGGAGAGCAACAAGGAACAGAAAGTTGGATCTGGTCAATTTGGTCAAGTATTTTCTGCTCCACTTGGGAATATAAACATGGAGGCGGAGCAATCTGCAATGCAGCAACAAATAGTGGACATGTACATGAGAAGCATGCAGCAATTCACCGAGTCTTTGGCGAAGATGAAGCTCCCGATGGATCTTGATAAAGCAGAATGTGAAGACCGCAGCGAAGTGATTCCAAACCATAGCAACAAGAGTTTAGAAGTTGATAAAAAAAAGGACGGATCGCGGGTGTTCTATGGCAGCCGTGCCTTCTTCTGA